A region from the Variovorax sp. RKNM96 genome encodes:
- the gmd gene encoding GDP-mannose 4,6-dehydratase, producing the protein MTKTLKRAVVTGITGQDGAYLAELLLGKGYVVTGTYRRTSSVNFWRIEELGIQDHPNLHLVEYDLTDLGSSLTLLRNAEPDEVYNLAAQSFVGVSFSQPVATAQITGIGALHLLEAIRLTNPKIRFYQASTSEMFGKVQAIPQIESTPFYPRSPYGVAKLYAHWMTVNYRESYDIFASSGILFNHESPLRGREFVTRKITDSVAKIKLKQLDVLELGNLDAKRDWGFAKEYVEGMWRMLQVEQPDTFVLATNRTETVRDFVRMAFKGAGIDIEFKGIGEHETAVDAATGNTVMKINPRFHRPAEVDLLIGDPAHASAKLGWAPKTTLEQLCQMMVEADLRRNTQGFSF; encoded by the coding sequence ATGACAAAAACTCTGAAACGCGCAGTCGTGACCGGAATCACGGGACAGGATGGCGCTTATTTGGCAGAACTTCTGCTCGGCAAGGGTTACGTTGTCACAGGAACCTATCGGCGCACCAGCTCGGTCAATTTCTGGAGGATCGAAGAGCTGGGCATTCAGGACCACCCCAACCTCCATCTGGTCGAGTACGACCTCACCGACCTGGGCAGTTCGCTGACGCTCTTGCGAAACGCAGAGCCTGACGAGGTTTACAACCTGGCGGCGCAGAGCTTTGTGGGTGTGAGCTTCAGCCAGCCCGTCGCGACGGCGCAGATCACAGGCATCGGTGCCCTGCACCTTCTTGAGGCGATCCGCCTGACGAATCCGAAGATTCGATTTTACCAAGCGTCGACTTCAGAGATGTTCGGCAAGGTCCAGGCGATACCGCAGATCGAGAGCACGCCGTTCTACCCCCGAAGCCCGTATGGCGTGGCCAAGCTCTACGCTCACTGGATGACGGTCAACTATCGAGAGAGCTACGACATCTTTGCAAGCAGCGGCATTCTGTTCAATCACGAGAGCCCATTGCGAGGCCGCGAATTCGTGACTCGAAAAATCACGGACTCGGTGGCCAAGATCAAGTTGAAGCAATTGGACGTGCTTGAACTGGGGAACCTGGATGCAAAGCGCGACTGGGGCTTCGCCAAGGAGTATGTCGAAGGCATGTGGCGGATGCTGCAGGTGGAACAGCCCGACACCTTCGTGCTGGCGACCAATCGCACCGAAACCGTACGCGACTTCGTGCGGATGGCGTTCAAGGGCGCAGGCATCGACATCGAATTCAAAGGCATCGGTGAACATGAAACCGCCGTCGATGCCGCAACGGGTAACACCGTGATGAAGATCAACCCGAGGTTCCACCGTCCCGCAGAAGTGGACTTGCTGATCGGTGATCCTGCACATGCCAGCGCAAAGCTCGGATGGGCGCCCAAGACCACCCTGGAACAACTTTGCCAGATGATGGTGGAGGCAGATTTGCGACGCAACACACAGGGCTTCTCGTTTTGA
- a CDS encoding class I SAM-dependent methyltransferase, translated as MKLPFYRAFEERYYAPREYIGNLRRQYLPYASAVLSQSGVIQAIDIGCGRGEWLELMREIGISATGVDLDAGMLKDCLDRGLDVKLEDGLTALRNLPDQSQSIVSAFHVVEHISFDDLRELIAQAYRVLIPGGVIILETPNPENLLVGTKNFYLDPTHQRPLPSELLSFVVDYCEFINVAVLRLQESRDILSKENVRLYDVISGASPDYAVLGQKGEIPKTIKSIAQIVPPTRGADLISVSDFYDEKLEGKFKTLMDVEKRLATQDRQAAATMDFLSRRLEVVSMELSSMRAELAASEARAQQHADQLLAIYRSNSWKVTAPLRMMTNGPRRLVSAAQEGRMKSGVTRRVKAALIRTATFVNRSPKIAIPISKALNRFPSIKERMGKILNASGGGAAYTIDPKSLSPQVREIYLDLKKSHKRQ; from the coding sequence TTGAAATTGCCGTTCTATAGAGCCTTTGAAGAAAGGTATTACGCACCGCGTGAATACATTGGCAACCTGCGCCGCCAGTATCTGCCATATGCTTCAGCAGTATTGAGTCAGTCGGGCGTGATTCAAGCAATTGACATCGGGTGCGGTCGAGGTGAATGGCTTGAATTGATGCGTGAAATCGGCATCTCTGCAACGGGAGTCGACCTCGATGCCGGAATGCTCAAGGACTGTCTGGATCGAGGATTGGATGTAAAGCTCGAAGACGGGTTAACCGCGTTGAGAAATCTACCCGATCAAAGTCAATCCATCGTCTCCGCTTTCCATGTAGTGGAGCACATTTCCTTTGATGATCTGCGCGAGCTCATCGCCCAAGCATATCGAGTGCTTATCCCCGGGGGGGTGATCATCCTGGAGACGCCAAACCCCGAGAATCTTCTGGTTGGCACCAAGAATTTTTATCTCGACCCGACCCATCAGCGGCCGCTCCCTTCGGAGCTTCTTTCTTTTGTTGTCGACTACTGTGAATTCATCAACGTCGCGGTGCTGCGCTTGCAGGAATCGCGCGATATTTTATCAAAAGAGAATGTCAGGCTGTATGACGTGATAAGTGGCGCAAGCCCAGATTACGCAGTTCTAGGCCAAAAAGGTGAAATTCCAAAAACAATTAAATCCATTGCGCAAATTGTCCCTCCGACCCGCGGCGCCGATTTGATCAGTGTTTCGGATTTTTACGATGAAAAGTTGGAAGGGAAATTCAAAACTCTAATGGATGTGGAAAAGCGTTTGGCGACGCAGGACCGGCAAGCCGCCGCCACAATGGATTTCCTGAGTCGGCGCCTCGAAGTTGTATCGATGGAGCTTTCGTCGATGCGCGCCGAATTGGCAGCCTCCGAAGCCCGCGCTCAACAGCATGCAGATCAATTGCTCGCAATTTATAGAAGCAACTCTTGGAAAGTGACCGCACCACTCAGAATGATGACGAATGGGCCTAGGCGGCTCGTGTCCGCGGCCCAAGAGGGGCGTATGAAATCGGGGGTCACGCGACGGGTGAAAGCTGCGTTGATTCGAACGGCCACTTTTGTTAATCGAAGCCCGAAGATCGCTATACCGATTTCGAAAGCGTTGAACCGATTCCCTAGTATAAAAGAAAGAATGGGAAAAATTTTGAACGCGAGCGGGGGGGGTGCTGCGTACACGATCGATCCGAAAAGCCTCTCCCCGCAAGTGCGCGAAATATACCTTGACCTAAAAAAATCCCATAAAAGGCAGTAA
- a CDS encoding glycosyltransferase family 1 protein, with amino-acid sequence MKILIDLQGAQSGSRYRGIGRYSLALAKELVKNPGAQEYWLLVNARLEDGLLEIRREFDGIIPSFRIRSFDIPVPVAEQDRSNEWRARAAEIARTQAIAKINPEVVLVSSLFEGYSFDAAVSIDASSPWKTAVVLYDLIPFLNPSQYFGSEEQKRHYFRKIDDLKRADLLLAISEHSKDEAIEALSIPEQKIVNISAAVDGRFFSASSVDASIPVRYGVQRKMVLYVPGGFDARKNFENLFAAFARQPQHIRAIYQLVIASKLGQPERDHLRHLRIQAGLAEEDLVLTGYVPDEDLVQLYKAASLFIFPSTHEGFGLPILEAMACGTPAIGANSTSIPEVVDDPRALFDPSSINSIAEKIGQVLDDPLWAAELGRRGLERAKMFSWPRTGMLARVAIEEKLGSSKNARANAPSASLASLGEVIDAVARIEAYPPPRNVDLAALARCLVFNTNPFLRPRILIDVSVIVLSDVKSGIQRVVRSLVKNLLDAPPADFFIQPIYFSKGNYWAANEFADSMRVAPSNEGDFVVDVCQDDIYLGLDLSPHLTREVHGIHSTWQKRGVKSYFVIYDILPALRPDWWSVGVGKGFEAWLESIASVAHGLICISGAVADEVRTWLIAHGHAQLDRPIVTNFRLGADVGASVPTAGMPEGAEELLEQLKGKSNFLMVGTLEPRKGYKQAIEAFDQLWDEGVESNLIIVGREGWLVDLLIERIRSHEYSGRRLFWLGQISDEYLEKIYATSTCLIAASEGEGFGLPLVEAAQHHLPVIARDLPVFREVAADSAFYFSGTSAFDLADCIQKWLGMNERGAAPSSEKMSCISWRQSADELISVIRRCAKNADEI; translated from the coding sequence ATGAAAATCCTGATCGATCTTCAAGGGGCGCAATCAGGCAGTCGCTACAGAGGAATTGGCAGATATTCGCTGGCTCTGGCAAAGGAGCTTGTAAAAAATCCCGGTGCTCAGGAGTATTGGCTTCTTGTTAATGCGCGCTTGGAGGATGGCCTCCTGGAAATTCGTCGAGAATTCGACGGCATTATTCCGAGCTTCAGGATCCGTTCCTTTGATATTCCTGTTCCTGTTGCAGAGCAAGATCGCAGCAATGAATGGCGGGCGCGAGCGGCCGAGATAGCCCGAACGCAGGCGATCGCGAAGATAAATCCGGAGGTTGTTCTCGTTTCAAGCCTGTTTGAAGGCTATTCTTTCGATGCCGCGGTATCAATCGACGCGAGTTCTCCGTGGAAGACTGCAGTTGTTCTCTATGACTTGATCCCTTTTTTGAACCCCTCGCAATATTTCGGTTCGGAAGAGCAAAAGAGGCACTATTTTCGGAAAATCGACGACCTGAAACGGGCTGACCTGTTGCTTGCAATTTCCGAACATTCGAAAGATGAAGCGATTGAAGCACTGTCAATTCCGGAGCAGAAGATCGTTAATATTTCGGCCGCCGTCGACGGGAGGTTCTTCTCTGCGAGCTCGGTTGATGCATCCATACCCGTGCGGTACGGAGTGCAGCGGAAGATGGTCCTGTATGTACCAGGCGGTTTTGACGCGCGCAAGAATTTTGAAAATCTGTTCGCCGCTTTTGCAAGGCAGCCGCAGCATATACGCGCGATATACCAACTGGTGATCGCCAGCAAGCTTGGGCAGCCGGAGCGAGATCATCTCCGGCATCTCCGCATTCAGGCCGGGCTTGCGGAAGAAGATCTTGTCTTGACAGGATATGTCCCCGACGAGGATTTGGTGCAGTTATACAAGGCTGCATCTTTGTTTATATTTCCGTCGACTCACGAGGGATTTGGTCTCCCGATTCTTGAGGCAATGGCTTGCGGCACACCCGCGATCGGCGCCAATAGCACCAGCATTCCTGAAGTTGTAGATGATCCTCGTGCCCTCTTCGATCCTTCTTCAATAAATTCAATTGCTGAAAAAATCGGGCAAGTTCTCGATGACCCGCTTTGGGCTGCCGAATTGGGGCGTCGTGGCTTGGAGCGGGCGAAAATGTTTTCGTGGCCGCGAACCGGAATGCTGGCAAGGGTTGCCATTGAAGAGAAACTGGGTTCTTCGAAGAACGCAAGAGCGAACGCGCCCTCCGCGTCACTCGCTTCCCTAGGCGAGGTCATCGACGCGGTGGCTCGGATAGAGGCATATCCTCCCCCTCGCAATGTCGATCTCGCAGCTCTTGCTCGATGCCTGGTTTTCAATACAAACCCGTTTTTGCGGCCGCGAATTCTCATCGACGTCTCCGTGATCGTGCTGAGCGACGTCAAATCAGGAATTCAGAGAGTCGTTCGAAGTCTGGTAAAAAATCTTCTGGATGCGCCTCCCGCGGATTTTTTCATTCAGCCCATATACTTTTCAAAAGGCAATTATTGGGCCGCCAATGAATTCGCAGACTCAATGCGAGTTGCTCCATCCAACGAGGGCGATTTTGTTGTCGACGTGTGTCAGGATGATATTTATCTTGGGCTTGATTTAAGTCCACACCTGACACGGGAGGTCCACGGTATTCACTCGACTTGGCAAAAGCGTGGAGTCAAATCCTACTTTGTGATCTATGACATTCTTCCCGCTCTTCGGCCGGATTGGTGGAGCGTTGGCGTTGGAAAGGGATTTGAAGCGTGGCTCGAAAGCATCGCTTCAGTTGCTCATGGGCTTATTTGTATCTCGGGTGCCGTCGCGGACGAAGTGCGAACTTGGCTGATTGCGCACGGCCACGCGCAATTAGATAGGCCAATCGTCACCAATTTTAGGTTGGGAGCAGATGTCGGCGCCAGCGTGCCCACCGCCGGAATGCCCGAAGGAGCCGAGGAGTTGCTGGAGCAGCTGAAGGGCAAATCGAATTTCCTGATGGTCGGAACTCTTGAGCCTCGCAAGGGTTACAAGCAAGCTATTGAAGCGTTCGATCAACTCTGGGATGAAGGGGTTGAATCAAACCTCATCATCGTCGGACGGGAAGGCTGGCTTGTCGATCTGCTGATTGAACGAATCCGGTCGCATGAGTACTCCGGACGCCGACTTTTCTGGCTTGGTCAGATTAGCGATGAATATCTGGAGAAAATCTATGCAACCTCCACATGCCTCATTGCTGCAAGTGAGGGTGAAGGTTTTGGGTTGCCGTTGGTGGAGGCCGCACAGCACCATTTACCGGTCATCGCGCGAGATCTTCCAGTATTTCGCGAGGTGGCTGCAGATTCCGCTTTTTATTTCTCGGGCACTTCTGCCTTTGATCTCGCTGACTGCATACAGAAATGGCTGGGTATGAATGAGCGCGGAGCCGCACCTAGTTCGGAAAAAATGTCTTGTATCAGTTGGCGGCAAAGTGCCGATGAATTGATTTCGGTAATCCGTCGGTGTGCTAAAAATGCAGATGAAATCTGA
- a CDS encoding glycosyltransferase family 1 protein: MKSEIGQRAPSLVRRRVVFDVSTLFIWDRPPVGIVRVQYELAAYLLKQDDFPVAFVRFSSDRAKLNPVSLDVVTQRLEEMRSAGSALAARRIAEQMAIQKIEEEKEGARTIVMPEAVKFSARARTFTKAGLKLMVPKNQRKNVRAAWNVYRAAGTAAVFKKLTRRALGYEPQASPIPESVATFLPPASTSHSLEMHVPGALTAAMTQGDFLSSEDILVSAGLDWDHSNYELLYWMKNRLGFGFSGIFYDTIPIEHPEYANSLEFPRRFFNYFYYLNNLADRISCISEFSRSRYLAVARQLDFRETPILQTVLMGDRLANYVEEFDAKTRALPEKYVLYVSSIEARKNHETLLAAWQRGIEEGSSMPDLVCVGMRGWGVDDMFVQYERDGRLRAKIHFLSDVDDRELAEIYRRSLFCVFPSRVEGWGLGAAEAMTYGKVCIVSTAPALIEATRGMMPAIKTEDVQGWRDAILHWSSNDALREKLEERIRNEFIPKDWSTYAKEVFAFALNQ, from the coding sequence ATGAAATCTGAGATCGGGCAGCGTGCCCCTTCGCTGGTACGCCGCAGGGTGGTCTTCGATGTATCGACTTTGTTCATATGGGATCGACCACCCGTTGGCATCGTACGAGTTCAGTACGAATTGGCCGCCTATCTTCTGAAGCAAGATGACTTTCCCGTTGCTTTCGTTCGGTTTTCCTCCGATAGGGCGAAGCTGAATCCAGTGAGTTTGGACGTGGTGACGCAACGCCTCGAGGAAATGAGATCCGCGGGAAGCGCATTGGCCGCGCGAAGGATTGCGGAACAAATGGCAATTCAAAAAATAGAAGAGGAAAAGGAGGGCGCTCGGACTATCGTGATGCCAGAGGCTGTGAAGTTCAGTGCTCGCGCTCGAACCTTTACCAAGGCTGGACTAAAGTTAATGGTCCCGAAGAATCAGCGAAAAAACGTGCGGGCGGCGTGGAATGTCTATCGAGCCGCGGGCACAGCGGCTGTTTTCAAAAAATTGACACGTCGAGCATTGGGTTATGAGCCACAAGCTAGTCCGATTCCTGAGTCAGTTGCGACTTTCTTGCCGCCGGCATCGACCAGTCACTCGCTCGAAATGCATGTTCCTGGAGCCTTGACCGCTGCAATGACGCAAGGAGATTTTCTTTCCAGCGAGGATATTCTTGTTTCGGCAGGCTTGGATTGGGATCATTCCAATTACGAGCTTCTGTATTGGATGAAAAACAGGCTGGGATTCGGGTTTTCGGGGATTTTTTACGACACGATTCCAATCGAGCACCCGGAGTATGCGAATTCTTTGGAGTTTCCGCGGCGATTTTTTAATTATTTTTATTATCTGAATAATTTGGCCGACCGGATTTCGTGTATTTCCGAATTTTCACGATCTCGCTATCTGGCTGTCGCGCGACAGCTTGATTTTCGAGAAACCCCGATACTGCAAACTGTATTGATGGGGGATCGCCTTGCCAACTACGTCGAAGAATTCGATGCGAAAACGCGGGCACTTCCCGAAAAATATGTTCTCTACGTCAGCAGCATAGAGGCCAGAAAAAATCACGAGACGCTCCTGGCAGCGTGGCAGCGCGGAATTGAGGAAGGTTCTTCGATGCCAGATCTGGTGTGTGTCGGAATGCGCGGTTGGGGTGTAGACGACATGTTTGTGCAATATGAACGCGATGGAAGACTGCGTGCAAAGATTCATTTCCTGAGCGATGTCGATGACCGGGAGCTTGCCGAGATCTATCGAAGATCTCTGTTTTGTGTTTTCCCCTCACGGGTAGAGGGGTGGGGCTTGGGGGCTGCGGAAGCCATGACATACGGAAAAGTTTGTATCGTGTCCACCGCTCCCGCTTTGATCGAGGCGACTCGCGGAATGATGCCTGCCATAAAGACCGAGGATGTCCAGGGCTGGCGGGATGCCATTCTTCATTGGTCGTCGAACGATGCTTTGCGCGAAAAATTGGAGGAGCGAATTCGCAACGAATTTATCCCGAAGGACTGGTCAACCTATGCGAAAGAAGTTTTCGCTTTCGCTCTGAATCAATGA
- a CDS encoding glycosyltransferase family 4 protein codes for MNKVVRWALTPWLLPSRLRSYRSRLEREARQEQKHRFLATQIAVVAARERSGEMSPPVPAFDWFNDHNVECAVGQPISKLRWPAQGAGQIRDELAAARFCLDLLWGRADLRERFPRSLQSGDDGGFSDWLQGPGQAQLELDAVGLSHVQSVLAGDFAGRARQIFLFSDEIRAALPHGLTPAGAGALFSCFMSFVYPETELHPEEIWWLFAQAAQVPALELLRAYQFTPSWQARFPAAMTIFGFDEFAEWFKRAFAVQGEWADEALSKSTLSDMDQVRLAYRSVSGWRQSHPAARASIENARTFLAWLGSPDAPLSPRAAVWCQSRVSQWEAADFLSPGLNVIGHFSYPSGLRASVDAIVSGLAACNVQTSLRNIRTNVADEPIHMEFGGQEIHESTLIHVQPTPFFRIAYRRADLAPSEQRTYRIAYWYWEFDHVPDDWGEINDEVDEIWTATEFVAKGLRARFDVPVKTLFPGVLLAPYEREARSAFGLPEGVFTFVFVFHMMSVMERKNPLGLIRAFRQAFQPDEPVRLVLKTSFGERHPEQFRVLEEAANQENIVLINEVYPSSRVLSLMDACDAYVSLHRSEGLGLTMAEAMLMGKPVIATNYSGNTDFMDASNSLLVDYELVSVGKGIPPYSEDSEWAEPSVDHAAQLMRKVYVDQEWSRALGATAKRASLNRFAPEVAGRRIARRLADIQLLRSKTMPR; via the coding sequence ATGAATAAAGTCGTTCGCTGGGCGCTAACTCCTTGGCTTTTGCCATCGCGCCTGCGTTCCTATCGCAGTAGGCTAGAGCGGGAGGCGCGGCAAGAGCAAAAACATCGTTTCCTGGCGACGCAGATCGCGGTTGTTGCCGCTCGCGAGCGCTCGGGCGAAATGTCGCCGCCCGTGCCCGCTTTTGATTGGTTCAATGATCACAACGTAGAGTGCGCCGTTGGGCAGCCAATCAGCAAGTTGCGATGGCCTGCGCAGGGTGCTGGCCAAATTCGTGATGAGTTGGCTGCGGCACGGTTCTGCCTGGATTTGCTTTGGGGGCGGGCCGACTTGCGCGAGCGGTTTCCCCGGTCACTGCAATCAGGCGATGACGGTGGTTTTTCGGACTGGCTTCAAGGTCCAGGTCAGGCGCAACTCGAACTCGACGCTGTGGGACTTTCGCATGTCCAGTCTGTGCTCGCTGGTGACTTCGCAGGACGCGCCCGGCAGATCTTTCTCTTTTCCGATGAGATTCGAGCTGCGCTGCCGCATGGGTTGACGCCCGCCGGAGCGGGGGCGTTGTTCTCGTGCTTCATGTCTTTTGTCTATCCAGAAACGGAGTTGCACCCGGAGGAAATCTGGTGGCTATTCGCACAGGCTGCCCAGGTTCCTGCCCTCGAATTGCTGCGTGCCTACCAGTTCACTCCATCCTGGCAGGCGAGGTTTCCCGCGGCCATGACCATTTTTGGCTTCGATGAGTTCGCGGAATGGTTCAAGCGAGCATTTGCTGTGCAGGGGGAATGGGCCGACGAAGCACTGAGTAAGTCAACGTTGAGCGACATGGATCAGGTCCGGCTGGCATATCGCTCGGTCTCGGGATGGCGACAGTCTCACCCCGCAGCAAGGGCTTCCATAGAGAATGCCCGTACTTTCCTGGCGTGGCTCGGGTCGCCGGACGCTCCGCTCTCCCCGCGCGCTGCGGTCTGGTGCCAATCGCGAGTTTCGCAATGGGAGGCGGCAGACTTTCTTTCGCCGGGTCTCAACGTCATTGGTCACTTCAGTTATCCATCGGGACTGCGGGCATCTGTCGATGCCATCGTCAGTGGGCTGGCTGCGTGCAACGTGCAGACTTCGTTGAGAAACATCAGGACCAACGTCGCCGACGAGCCGATTCACATGGAATTTGGTGGGCAGGAGATTCACGAATCGACACTGATCCATGTTCAGCCAACGCCGTTCTTTCGCATCGCATACAGACGCGCTGATCTGGCCCCGAGCGAACAGCGCACGTACAGAATTGCCTACTGGTACTGGGAGTTTGATCATGTCCCCGACGACTGGGGGGAAATCAACGATGAGGTTGACGAGATCTGGACCGCCACGGAGTTCGTCGCCAAAGGGCTTCGCGCACGCTTTGACGTACCGGTAAAGACTCTGTTTCCTGGTGTATTGCTCGCACCCTATGAGCGCGAGGCACGATCCGCGTTCGGCTTGCCTGAAGGGGTATTTACCTTTGTTTTTGTGTTCCACATGATGAGTGTCATGGAGCGCAAGAACCCGCTGGGGCTGATTCGCGCATTTCGGCAGGCGTTCCAGCCCGACGAACCCGTCCGGCTTGTCTTGAAGACCTCTTTTGGCGAGAGGCATCCGGAGCAGTTTCGCGTCCTCGAGGAGGCTGCGAATCAGGAGAACATCGTGTTGATCAACGAGGTTTATCCGTCGAGTCGAGTGCTTTCCTTGATGGACGCCTGCGATGCTTACGTGTCGCTGCACCGCAGCGAGGGCCTGGGCTTGACGATGGCTGAGGCCATGTTGATGGGCAAGCCAGTCATTGCAACCAACTACTCCGGCAACACCGACTTCATGGACGCGTCGAATAGCCTTCTGGTCGACTATGAACTGGTATCGGTAGGGAAGGGCATCCCGCCGTATTCCGAAGACAGCGAATGGGCCGAACCATCCGTGGATCATGCGGCGCAACTCATGCGCAAGGTCTACGTGGACCAAGAGTGGAGCCGAGCCCTGGGAGCGACCGCTAAGCGGGCCTCTCTGAACCGCTTCGCGCCAGAAGTGGCCGGTCGGCGCATTGCGCGCCGACTGGCCGACATTCAGCTACTTCGTTCCAAGACTATGCCGCGATGA
- a CDS encoding ABC transporter ATP-binding protein, whose translation MAFISLKNVAVNFPIYGAGAASLKKTLAASVTGGRFGKETGVTVVQALSGINIELKSGDRLGLVGHNGAGKSTLLRTLAGVYEPSSGEFTRQGSVASLIDPALGIEMDATGIENIMLRGLVMGMSKKEVDRLSQDICEFSGLGEYVNMPVRTYSTGMMMRLAFSISTSVEADILLMDEWLSVGDAEFTEKAEKRMRDVVSKSGILVLASHSPQLIAKECNKVIHLEHGRIVSQEAPVIAA comes from the coding sequence ATGGCATTCATTTCACTCAAAAACGTCGCCGTCAATTTCCCGATCTATGGAGCGGGCGCAGCATCGCTCAAGAAGACCCTGGCGGCTTCCGTCACAGGCGGTCGCTTCGGCAAGGAAACCGGCGTCACCGTGGTGCAAGCGCTCAGCGGCATCAACATCGAGCTCAAGAGCGGCGACCGGTTGGGCTTGGTCGGCCACAACGGTGCGGGCAAGTCGACATTGCTGCGCACGCTGGCCGGCGTATACGAGCCTTCATCGGGCGAGTTCACGCGCCAGGGCTCGGTTGCCAGCCTGATCGACCCCGCGCTGGGCATCGAGATGGATGCGACCGGCATCGAGAACATCATGTTGCGCGGCCTTGTGATGGGCATGAGCAAGAAAGAGGTGGACCGGCTCTCGCAGGATATCTGCGAGTTCAGCGGGCTTGGCGAGTACGTCAACATGCCGGTGCGTACCTACTCGACCGGCATGATGATGCGACTGGCGTTTTCGATCTCGACCAGTGTCGAAGCCGACATCCTGCTCATGGACGAATGGCTGTCGGTGGGCGATGCCGAGTTCACTGAGAAGGCCGAGAAACGCATGCGGGACGTGGTTTCCAAGTCCGGCATTCTGGTGCTGGCGTCTCACTCCCCCCAACTGATCGCCAAGGAATGCAACAAGGTCATCCACCTTGAGCACGGTCGCATTGTTTCGCAGGAAGCCCCCGTCATCGCGGCATAG
- a CDS encoding ABC transporter permease: MSQVHSNLHRSAFSDWWEGTRRSDIWWTLAWFDIVLRYRRSMLGPLWLTLSMGVMIGGMGPLYASLFGSELSRFFPHLALGVIFWGFFSSVVTDACNAFVGSSNYLKQGYFPISLFVWRSLARNLIQFGHQIVLYIPVAIWAGISLSWSVLLIVPAFAILVINAHALGLLLGLICTRYRDVTQIVTSVMQMLMFLTPVFWLPESLPSRAKYVLWNPFAQMLDLLRTPLMGGVAHIHSWIGIGVWTVLCVAVAIVLFAKYRRRVVYWL; encoded by the coding sequence ATGAGCCAAGTTCACTCCAACCTGCATCGCAGCGCCTTCTCCGACTGGTGGGAAGGTACCCGTCGCTCCGACATCTGGTGGACCCTGGCGTGGTTCGACATCGTGTTGCGCTACCGGCGCTCGATGCTCGGACCGCTGTGGCTCACCCTGAGCATGGGGGTCATGATCGGCGGCATGGGACCGCTGTACGCCTCGCTGTTCGGCAGCGAGCTATCGAGGTTCTTTCCGCACCTGGCACTCGGCGTCATTTTCTGGGGCTTTTTTTCCAGCGTGGTAACCGACGCCTGCAATGCCTTTGTCGGCTCGTCCAACTATCTGAAGCAAGGCTACTTTCCGATCAGCCTGTTCGTTTGGCGCAGCCTTGCTCGGAATTTGATTCAGTTCGGCCACCAGATCGTGCTGTACATCCCGGTGGCCATCTGGGCTGGCATCTCGCTTTCCTGGTCTGTGTTGCTTATCGTGCCGGCCTTCGCCATCCTCGTCATCAACGCGCACGCCTTGGGTCTTCTGCTGGGCCTCATCTGCACCCGCTATCGCGACGTGACCCAGATCGTGACCAGCGTGATGCAGATGCTGATGTTCCTCACACCCGTGTTCTGGCTTCCAGAAAGTCTTCCGAGCCGCGCCAAGTACGTGCTCTGGAACCCCTTTGCACAAATGCTCGACCTGCTGCGCACCCCGCTGATGGGCGGTGTGGCGCACATTCATAGCTGGATCGGTATCGGCGTATGGACTGTGCTCTGCGTGGCCGTCGCGATCGTGCTGTTCGCCAAATACCGCCGCCGCGTCGTTTACTGGCTCTGA